The Maridesulfovibrio ferrireducens genome has a segment encoding these proteins:
- the zorA gene encoding anti-phage ZorAB system protein ZorA, protein MIEFDLSKLMPRFECLGNGEIFTSDGITALFVAFTIAVFATFLVVAVSCLLSSRKKYRFYRKLVKDQNSEKLLHNRRDLKHTAKKEENNKSWPELWNEFDETLVEADGQLKNTSEAAVFFNSTSLAGSLVGNRLLAAGPGIITGIGVLGTFLGLQLGLGHLALGGETKQMVDGIGKLVSSASIAFTTSVCGVLFSLVFNFIEKSLERHVKGRIRRLQRQIDELFPRFSASELFVEIRNDGRESRKTLQGLAEKIGDRMQEAVSDVSTSIQTGLTESLSNVLAPAVDRMVDAAEQLNSRQAEGSEEALRSLIEKFTDNVGKEGDQQRQALADASSDVREALSQLGENMSSFFKTLEGQQGALKEDQSKRTGAVENLMKDFMLQQQEMNGHLRKAIEEQQSNLRQEQQQRDQTLDSRVNDLMQQQMEMNNHLRQSIEEHQAELRQEQDQRSKELEANFSAAIKQQKQVAEMVQQTVGGQMGATESLIKQGESLSNNVLKSNEMMNNVATDMDSIAGKLKDVSGHLEGASGNLGEAILNASTQVSRSADIASKLIDENVKVSENVNSAMQLMDGIKTGISESTELLNKAAGSAREGYKDVAEHYRSMQGVLEKHVNDLEKELSTLLTNYTNSVTSQTSERLNEWNKQTQNYTQAMSQAVDTIGSVVEEIEGKVGRQ, encoded by the coding sequence ATGATTGAATTTGACTTGTCTAAATTGATGCCAAGATTCGAATGTTTAGGTAACGGTGAGATTTTCACTTCTGATGGAATCACTGCACTATTTGTCGCGTTTACCATTGCTGTTTTTGCAACTTTTCTTGTTGTCGCAGTTAGTTGCTTATTGTCATCACGTAAAAAATACAGATTTTACCGTAAACTGGTAAAAGATCAAAATTCTGAAAAACTCCTCCATAATCGTAGAGACTTAAAACATACTGCGAAAAAAGAAGAAAACAATAAAAGTTGGCCGGAACTTTGGAACGAATTTGATGAAACACTCGTTGAGGCTGATGGACAGCTAAAAAACACTTCTGAAGCTGCTGTTTTTTTTAATTCTACAAGTTTAGCTGGGAGTTTGGTCGGTAATCGTCTGTTAGCAGCGGGTCCGGGTATCATTACTGGAATTGGAGTGCTGGGAACTTTTCTTGGGCTACAACTTGGGCTTGGGCACCTAGCTTTGGGAGGAGAAACAAAACAAATGGTGGATGGTATTGGAAAACTTGTATCCAGTGCATCTATTGCGTTTACAACTTCTGTATGCGGTGTCTTATTCAGTCTTGTATTTAATTTTATTGAAAAATCTCTCGAACGCCACGTCAAAGGAAGAATTAGACGTTTGCAAAGACAAATTGATGAATTGTTCCCTCGCTTTTCTGCTTCAGAGCTATTTGTAGAAATAAGAAATGACGGCCGTGAATCGCGTAAAACACTCCAAGGCCTTGCTGAGAAAATCGGGGATAGAATGCAGGAAGCCGTCTCAGATGTTTCAACTTCAATCCAAACAGGTTTAACGGAAAGTTTAAGTAATGTATTAGCTCCAGCCGTAGACCGTATGGTTGATGCTGCAGAACAATTGAACTCGAGACAGGCAGAGGGTTCGGAAGAGGCATTACGTAGCTTAATAGAAAAATTCACAGATAATGTTGGTAAAGAAGGTGATCAACAAAGACAGGCTCTTGCGGATGCTTCTTCTGATGTACGGGAAGCACTTTCCCAACTGGGGGAGAATATGTCTTCTTTCTTTAAAACACTTGAGGGGCAACAAGGAGCGCTTAAGGAAGACCAGAGTAAACGCACTGGGGCTGTTGAAAATTTAATGAAAGATTTTATGCTGCAACAACAAGAAATGAATGGTCATTTGCGTAAAGCCATTGAAGAGCAGCAGTCGAACTTACGTCAAGAGCAGCAACAGCGTGACCAGACGCTTGATTCGAGAGTTAATGACTTAATGCAACAGCAGATGGAAATGAACAATCATCTTCGTCAGTCTATCGAGGAACATCAGGCTGAATTGCGTCAAGAACAAGACCAAAGAAGCAAAGAGTTAGAAGCTAATTTTTCTGCCGCTATTAAGCAGCAGAAACAGGTCGCAGAAATGGTTCAGCAAACCGTGGGTGGACAAATGGGGGCTACGGAATCATTGATTAAACAGGGTGAATCCTTGAGTAACAATGTTCTAAAAAGCAATGAAATGATGAATAATGTTGCCACTGACATGGATTCAATTGCGGGGAAACTCAAAGATGTTTCAGGTCATCTTGAAGGGGCTTCAGGTAATCTAGGGGAAGCGATATTAAATGCATCCACTCAAGTAAGCAGAAGCGCAGATATTGCCTCAAAACTAATCGATGAAAACGTAAAAGTCAGCGAAAATGTCAACAGCGCGATGCAACTGATGGACGGGATTAAAACCGGAATTAGCGAATCTACAGAGCTACTTAATAAAGCTGCCGGATCAGCCCGTGAAGGCTATAAAGATGTTGCTGAACACTACCGTAGCATGCAGGGAGTTTTAGAGAAGCATGTGAATGATCTTGAAAAAGAACTATCAACTCTACTTACCAACTATACTAATTCTGTCACCAGTCAGACTTCAGAGCGCCTTAACGAATGGAACAAACAGACTCAAAATTATACTCAGGCAATGAGTCAGGCAGTTGATACG